A window of the Peromyscus leucopus breed LL Stock chromosome 22, UCI_PerLeu_2.1, whole genome shotgun sequence genome harbors these coding sequences:
- the Polrmt gene encoding DNA-directed RNA polymerase, mitochondrial isoform X1, whose product MSALRWTRGAAGLGRALSSSGRRRPTSEEGTLSGLCSSRRSSAASPREQDAQKEWGHAELLEVLEARVRQLQAESRSKGKGKKVQMDRPAKGRSSRWSQKLEAEKEMKRKRQEFLDMQQKQTHTLHTEPWIWSRKDLADCLQPSKKGAARSSEEEERRLARALQAALPKLSSCTPASAKAVVVEPNTLFLQQKFLAFFECCACTSNMALAHHVLVTQHKCDKQPLLTLDMYNTVMLGWARQGSFKELVYVFVMLKDAGLSPDLCSYAAALQCMGRRDQDVHIIQRCLKEMVEAGFQPQQIFTDLDLAGDERAAVLRAVLKAEPAFSLPPQAPDPVNTSTLLKEIYAKKGPKSYPKLHLPLETLRDLFDEQLRVELSPCVCIPSVEKAPVMTKEVTEARKTLKTLREQWERELLRVLQQTKATMACQAHEGQPTLYPFLCLLSEEEFVGMLMQVLRVLPAQGEPLLHLAQDLGLRVLNRHLVKQKQVTNHVQKLGQQYSKYLRLLASDTQVETPCLPREYWESLGPLEAPLQQPWSLAVLLHLGKQLAELLVQAVQMPRSLATPATPQGSSHLIPVLYHVYSFRSYRQIGILKPHPAFTQLLETAAEPTLIFETTEVPMLCPPLPWTSPHAGAYLLSSTKLMRAMEGTTQHQHLLKRCAPTQLHGALDALTQLGNCAWRVNGRLLDLVLQIFRDKGCARLGVPPPPSEAPRPAQPQLPPGSSPLQKAELRKELARCLKAAREMHSLRIDSLYRLSLAQHLRNRVFWLPHNMDFRGRTYPCPPYFNHLGSDLARALLEFAEGRPLGPHGLDWLKIHLVNMTGLRKCDSLSMRLAFADEVMEEILDSADNPMTGRKWWMEADEPWQTLACCMEVARAVRSPDPTAYVSHLPIHQLTGAPCGQDGSCNGLQHYAALGRDSVGAASVNLTPSDLPQDVYREVAAQVEEFRREDAKEGLRVAQVLKGFITRKVVKQTVMTVVYGVTRYGGRLQIEKRLREVSDFPQEFVWEASHYLVRLVFKSLQEMFSSTRAIQHWLTESANLISHAGWPVEWVTPLGIPIIQPYHREAKIQVKGGIQSLTFTSSVDISQKPNTLKQKNGFPPNFIHSLDSSHMMLTALYCYRRGLTFVSVHDCFWTHAADIPVMNEVCREQFVRLHSQPILEDLAKFLEKRFCSASRSLKPSERVLVAKLQETLRSLPETGTFDLEQVMRSTYFFS is encoded by the exons ATGTCGGCGCTACGCTGGACCAGAGGCGCAGCGGGACTCGGCAGGGCGTTGAGCTCCTCTGGACGCCGCCGCCCGACTTCGGAGGAAG GGACCCTCAGTGGCCTCTGCAGCTCAAGAAGGAGCTCTGCTGCCAGCCCCCGTGAGCAAGATGCCCAAAAGGAGTGGGGCCATGCTGAGCTGCTGGAAG TGCTGGAGGCTCGGGTGCGGCAGCTGCAGGCAGAGAGCAGATccaaggggaaggggaagaaggtgCAGATGGACCGGCCCGCGAAGGGCCGCAGCAGCCGCTGGTCCCAGAAGCTGGAGGCCGAGAAGGAGATGAAGCGGAAGCGCCAGGAATTTCTTGACATGCAGCAGAAGCAAACCCACACCCTGCACACAGAGCCCTGGATCTGGAGCAGGAAGGATCTGGCTGACTGCCTGCAGCCAAGCAAGAAGGGGGCAGCCAGgagctcagaggaggaggagcggcGGCTGGCCCGGGCTCTGCAGGCCGCCCTGCCGAAGCTCAGTTCCTGCACCCCAGCCAGTGCCAAGGCCGTGGTGGTAGAGCCGAACACCTTGTTCCTCCAGCAGAAGTTTCTGGCCTTCTTTGAGTGCTGCGCCTGCACCAGCAACATGGCCCTCGCCCATCACGTGCTGGTCACTCAGCACAAGTGTGACAAGCAGCCGCTGCTCACACTGGACATGTATAACACCGTGATGCTGGGCTGGGCCCGACAG GGCTCCTTCAAGGAGCTGGTGTACGTGTTCGTCATGTTGAAGGATGCTGGCCTCTCTCCCGACCTGTGTTCCTACGCAGCCGCACTCCAGTGCATGGGACGCAGGGACCAGGATGTCCACATCATCCAGAG GTGTCTGAAGGAGATGGTGGAGGCAGGCTTCCAGCCTCAGCAGATCTTCACCGACCTGGACCTGGCCGGGGATGAGCGGGCCGCAGTGCTGAGAGCCGTGCTCAAGGCTGAGCCTGCCTTCAGTCTTCCGCCACAGGCCCCAGATCCGGTCAACACGTCCACACTGCTCAAGGAGATCTACGCCAAG AAGGGTCCCAAGTCCTACCCGAAGCTGCACCTGCCCCTGGAGACCCTGCGGGACCTGTTTGACGAGCAGCTGCGTGTGGAGCTGAGCCCTTGCGTCTGCATCCCGTCGGTGGAGAAGGCCCCAGTAATGACCAAGGAGGTCACTGAGGCG CGGAAGACCCTGAAGACGCTGCGGGAGCAGTGGGAAAGGGAGCTGCTCCGAGTGCTGCAGCAGACCAAGGCCACCATGGCCTGCCAGGCCCACGAGGGCCAGCCCACCCTCTACCCCTTCCTGTGCCTGCTCAGTGAGGAGGAGTTTGTGGGCATGCTGATGCAG GTTCTGCGGGTGCTGCCGGCCCAGGGCGAGCCCCTCCTCCACCTGGCCCAAGACCTGGGCCTTCGGGTCTTAAATCGGCATTTGGTGAAGCAGAAGCAGGTCACCAACCACGTgcagaagctgggacagcagtaCTCGAAGTACCTGCGGCTGCTGGCTTCTGACACGCAG GTGGAGACGCCCTGCCTTCCTCGGGAGTACTGGGAATCGCTGGGCCCCCTGGAGGCCCCGCTGCAGCAGCCCTGGTCCCTGGCGGTGCTGCTGCATCTGGGCAAGCAGCTGGCCGAGTTGCTGGTGCAGGCGGTGCAGATGCCGCGCAGCCTGGCCACCCCGGCCACCCCGCAGGGCTCGAGCCACCTCATCCCGGTGCTCTACCACGTGTACTCCTTCCGAAGCTACCGCCAG ATCGGCATCCTCAAGCCTCACCCTGCCTTTACGCAGCTGCTGGAGACGGCAGCGGAGCCCACGCTGATCTTTGAGACCACAGAAGTGCCTATGCTGTGCCCGCCGTTGCCCTGGACGTCACCGCACGCCGGCGCCTATCTGCTGAGCTCCACCAAGCTGATGCGTGCCATGGAGGGGACCACGCAGCACCAGCACCTCCTGAAGCGCTGCGCTCCCACCCAGCTGCACGGTGCCCTGGACGCACTCACGCAGCTGGGGAACTGCGCCTGGCGTGTCAATGGGCGCCTGCTGGACCTGGTGCTGCAGATCTTCAGGGACAAGGGCTGTGCGCGCCTGGGCGTTCCTCCTCCACCCTCAGAGGCGCCACGGCCAGCTCAGCCACAGCTGCCGCCCGGCTCCTCACCTCTGCAAAAGGCGGAGCTGCGGAAGGAGCTGGCGCGCTGCCTCAAAGCGGCTCGGGAGATGCACAGCCTGCGCATCGATTCCCTGTACCGCCTGTCGCTGGCGCAGCACCTGCGCAACCGCGTCTTCTGGCTGCCGCACAACATGGACTTCCGCGGCCGCACCTACCCCTGCCCGCCTTACTTCAACCACTTGGGCAGCGACCTGGCGCGTGCGCTGTTGGAGTTCGCTGAGGGCCGGCCCCTGGGGCCGCATGGCCTCGACTGGCTCAAGATCCACCTGGTCAACATGACTGGCCTCAGGAAGTGTGACTCACTGAGCATGCGCCTGGCCTTCGCAGACGAGGTCATGGAGGAGATCTTGGACTCTGCAGACAACCCCATGACG GGCCGGAAGTGGTGGATGGAGGCTGATGAGCCCTGGCAGACCCTGGCCTGCTGCATGGAGGTGGCACGCGCTGTGCGGTCCCCAGACCCCACTGCCTACGTCTCTCACCTGCCGATTCACCAG CTCACGGGCGCCCCTTGTGGCCAGGATGGCTCCTGCAATGGCCTGCAGCATTACGCCGCCCTGGGCCGGGACAGCGTGGGCGCCGCCTCGGTCAACCTCACGCCCTCGGACCTGCCTCAGGATGTGTACAGGGAGGTGGCAGCGCAG GTGGAGGAGTTCCGCCGGGAGGACGCCAAGGAGGGCCTGCGGGTGGCCCAGGTGCTGAAGGGCTTCATCACTCGCAAGGTGGTGAAGCAGACGGTGATGACCGTGGTGTACGGGGTCACGCGCTACGGCGGGCGCCTGCAGATAGAGAAGCGCCTGCGCGAAGTCAGCGACTTCCCCCAG GAGTTTGTCTGGGAAGCCTCACACTACCTCGTGCGCCTGGTCTTCAAAAGTCTACAGGAGATGTTCTCCAGCACCCGGGCCATCCAG CACTGGCTGACCGAGAGCGCCAACCTCATCTCTCACGCGGGCTGGCCCGTGGAGTGGGTCACACCCCTGGGCATCCCCATCATACAGCCGTATCACCGTGAGGCCAAGATCCAG GTAAAAGGTGGCATCCAGAGCCTCACCTTCACCAGCTCGGTGGACATCAGCCA GAAACCCAACACTCTGAAGCAGAAGAATGgcttccctcccaacttcatccACTCGCTGGACTCCTCCCACATGATGCTGACTGCCCTGTACTGCTACAG GAGGGGCCTGACCTTCGTCTCTGTGCATGACTGCTTCTGGACGCACGCCGCGGACATCCCGGTGATGAACGAG GTGTGTCGCGAGCAGTTCGTGCGTCTGCATAGCCAGCCCATCCTGGAGGACCTGGCGAAGTTCCTGGAGAAGCGCTTCTGCTCTGCCTCCAG GTCCCTGAAGCCCTCGGAACGCGTCCTGGTCGCCAAGCTGCAGGAGACGCTACGGTCATTGCCAGAGACGG GTACCTTCGATCTGGAGCAGGTGatgagatccacctacttcttcAGCTGA
- the Polrmt gene encoding DNA-directed RNA polymerase, mitochondrial isoform X2: MSALRWTRGAAGLGRALSSSGRRRPTSEEGTLSGLCSSRRSSAASPREQDAQKEWGHAELLEVLEARVRQLQAESRSKGKGKKVQMDRPAKGRSSRWSQKLEAEKEMKRKRQEFLDMQQKQTHTLHTEPWIWSRKDLADCLQPSKKGAARSSEEEERRLARALQAALPKLSSCTPASAKAVVVEPNTLFLQQKFLAFFECCACTSNMALAHHVLVTQHKCDKQPLLTLDMYNTVMLGWARQGSFKELVYVFVMLKDAGLSPDLCSYAAALQCMGRRDQDVHIIQRCLKEMVEAGFQPQQIFTDLDLAGDERAAVLRAVLKAEPAFSLPPQAPDPVNTSTLLKEIYAKKGPKSYPKLHLPLETLRDLFDEQLRVELSPCVCIPSVEKAPVMTKEVTEARKTLKTLREQWERELLRVLQQTKATMACQAHEGQPTLYPFLCLLSEEEFVGMLMQVLRVLPAQGEPLLHLAQDLGLRVLNRHLVKQKQVTNHVQKLGQQYSKYLRLLASDTQVETPCLPREYWESLGPLEAPLQQPWSLAVLLHLGKQLAELLVQAVQMPRSLATPATPQGSSHLIPVLYHVYSFRSYRQIGILKPHPAFTQLLETAAEPTLIFETTEVPMLCPPLPWTSPHAGAYLLSSTKLMRAMEGTTQHQHLLKRCAPTQLHGALDALTQLGNCAWRVNGRLLDLVLQIFRDKGCARLGVPPPPSEAPRPAQPQLPPGSSPLQKAELRKELARCLKAAREMHSLRIDSLYRLSLAQHLRNRVFWLPHNMDFRGRTYPCPPYFNHLGSDLARALLEFAEGRPLGPHGLDWLKIHLVNMTGLRKCDSLSMRLAFADEVMEEILDSADNPMTGRKWWMEADEPWQTLACCMEVARAVRSPDPTAYVSHLPIHQDGSCNGLQHYAALGRDSVGAASVNLTPSDLPQDVYREVAAQVEEFRREDAKEGLRVAQVLKGFITRKVVKQTVMTVVYGVTRYGGRLQIEKRLREVSDFPQEFVWEASHYLVRLVFKSLQEMFSSTRAIQHWLTESANLISHAGWPVEWVTPLGIPIIQPYHREAKIQVKGGIQSLTFTSSVDISQKPNTLKQKNGFPPNFIHSLDSSHMMLTALYCYRRGLTFVSVHDCFWTHAADIPVMNEVCREQFVRLHSQPILEDLAKFLEKRFCSASRSLKPSERVLVAKLQETLRSLPETGTFDLEQVMRSTYFFS; the protein is encoded by the exons ATGTCGGCGCTACGCTGGACCAGAGGCGCAGCGGGACTCGGCAGGGCGTTGAGCTCCTCTGGACGCCGCCGCCCGACTTCGGAGGAAG GGACCCTCAGTGGCCTCTGCAGCTCAAGAAGGAGCTCTGCTGCCAGCCCCCGTGAGCAAGATGCCCAAAAGGAGTGGGGCCATGCTGAGCTGCTGGAAG TGCTGGAGGCTCGGGTGCGGCAGCTGCAGGCAGAGAGCAGATccaaggggaaggggaagaaggtgCAGATGGACCGGCCCGCGAAGGGCCGCAGCAGCCGCTGGTCCCAGAAGCTGGAGGCCGAGAAGGAGATGAAGCGGAAGCGCCAGGAATTTCTTGACATGCAGCAGAAGCAAACCCACACCCTGCACACAGAGCCCTGGATCTGGAGCAGGAAGGATCTGGCTGACTGCCTGCAGCCAAGCAAGAAGGGGGCAGCCAGgagctcagaggaggaggagcggcGGCTGGCCCGGGCTCTGCAGGCCGCCCTGCCGAAGCTCAGTTCCTGCACCCCAGCCAGTGCCAAGGCCGTGGTGGTAGAGCCGAACACCTTGTTCCTCCAGCAGAAGTTTCTGGCCTTCTTTGAGTGCTGCGCCTGCACCAGCAACATGGCCCTCGCCCATCACGTGCTGGTCACTCAGCACAAGTGTGACAAGCAGCCGCTGCTCACACTGGACATGTATAACACCGTGATGCTGGGCTGGGCCCGACAG GGCTCCTTCAAGGAGCTGGTGTACGTGTTCGTCATGTTGAAGGATGCTGGCCTCTCTCCCGACCTGTGTTCCTACGCAGCCGCACTCCAGTGCATGGGACGCAGGGACCAGGATGTCCACATCATCCAGAG GTGTCTGAAGGAGATGGTGGAGGCAGGCTTCCAGCCTCAGCAGATCTTCACCGACCTGGACCTGGCCGGGGATGAGCGGGCCGCAGTGCTGAGAGCCGTGCTCAAGGCTGAGCCTGCCTTCAGTCTTCCGCCACAGGCCCCAGATCCGGTCAACACGTCCACACTGCTCAAGGAGATCTACGCCAAG AAGGGTCCCAAGTCCTACCCGAAGCTGCACCTGCCCCTGGAGACCCTGCGGGACCTGTTTGACGAGCAGCTGCGTGTGGAGCTGAGCCCTTGCGTCTGCATCCCGTCGGTGGAGAAGGCCCCAGTAATGACCAAGGAGGTCACTGAGGCG CGGAAGACCCTGAAGACGCTGCGGGAGCAGTGGGAAAGGGAGCTGCTCCGAGTGCTGCAGCAGACCAAGGCCACCATGGCCTGCCAGGCCCACGAGGGCCAGCCCACCCTCTACCCCTTCCTGTGCCTGCTCAGTGAGGAGGAGTTTGTGGGCATGCTGATGCAG GTTCTGCGGGTGCTGCCGGCCCAGGGCGAGCCCCTCCTCCACCTGGCCCAAGACCTGGGCCTTCGGGTCTTAAATCGGCATTTGGTGAAGCAGAAGCAGGTCACCAACCACGTgcagaagctgggacagcagtaCTCGAAGTACCTGCGGCTGCTGGCTTCTGACACGCAG GTGGAGACGCCCTGCCTTCCTCGGGAGTACTGGGAATCGCTGGGCCCCCTGGAGGCCCCGCTGCAGCAGCCCTGGTCCCTGGCGGTGCTGCTGCATCTGGGCAAGCAGCTGGCCGAGTTGCTGGTGCAGGCGGTGCAGATGCCGCGCAGCCTGGCCACCCCGGCCACCCCGCAGGGCTCGAGCCACCTCATCCCGGTGCTCTACCACGTGTACTCCTTCCGAAGCTACCGCCAG ATCGGCATCCTCAAGCCTCACCCTGCCTTTACGCAGCTGCTGGAGACGGCAGCGGAGCCCACGCTGATCTTTGAGACCACAGAAGTGCCTATGCTGTGCCCGCCGTTGCCCTGGACGTCACCGCACGCCGGCGCCTATCTGCTGAGCTCCACCAAGCTGATGCGTGCCATGGAGGGGACCACGCAGCACCAGCACCTCCTGAAGCGCTGCGCTCCCACCCAGCTGCACGGTGCCCTGGACGCACTCACGCAGCTGGGGAACTGCGCCTGGCGTGTCAATGGGCGCCTGCTGGACCTGGTGCTGCAGATCTTCAGGGACAAGGGCTGTGCGCGCCTGGGCGTTCCTCCTCCACCCTCAGAGGCGCCACGGCCAGCTCAGCCACAGCTGCCGCCCGGCTCCTCACCTCTGCAAAAGGCGGAGCTGCGGAAGGAGCTGGCGCGCTGCCTCAAAGCGGCTCGGGAGATGCACAGCCTGCGCATCGATTCCCTGTACCGCCTGTCGCTGGCGCAGCACCTGCGCAACCGCGTCTTCTGGCTGCCGCACAACATGGACTTCCGCGGCCGCACCTACCCCTGCCCGCCTTACTTCAACCACTTGGGCAGCGACCTGGCGCGTGCGCTGTTGGAGTTCGCTGAGGGCCGGCCCCTGGGGCCGCATGGCCTCGACTGGCTCAAGATCCACCTGGTCAACATGACTGGCCTCAGGAAGTGTGACTCACTGAGCATGCGCCTGGCCTTCGCAGACGAGGTCATGGAGGAGATCTTGGACTCTGCAGACAACCCCATGACG GGCCGGAAGTGGTGGATGGAGGCTGATGAGCCCTGGCAGACCCTGGCCTGCTGCATGGAGGTGGCACGCGCTGTGCGGTCCCCAGACCCCACTGCCTACGTCTCTCACCTGCCGATTCACCAG GATGGCTCCTGCAATGGCCTGCAGCATTACGCCGCCCTGGGCCGGGACAGCGTGGGCGCCGCCTCGGTCAACCTCACGCCCTCGGACCTGCCTCAGGATGTGTACAGGGAGGTGGCAGCGCAG GTGGAGGAGTTCCGCCGGGAGGACGCCAAGGAGGGCCTGCGGGTGGCCCAGGTGCTGAAGGGCTTCATCACTCGCAAGGTGGTGAAGCAGACGGTGATGACCGTGGTGTACGGGGTCACGCGCTACGGCGGGCGCCTGCAGATAGAGAAGCGCCTGCGCGAAGTCAGCGACTTCCCCCAG GAGTTTGTCTGGGAAGCCTCACACTACCTCGTGCGCCTGGTCTTCAAAAGTCTACAGGAGATGTTCTCCAGCACCCGGGCCATCCAG CACTGGCTGACCGAGAGCGCCAACCTCATCTCTCACGCGGGCTGGCCCGTGGAGTGGGTCACACCCCTGGGCATCCCCATCATACAGCCGTATCACCGTGAGGCCAAGATCCAG GTAAAAGGTGGCATCCAGAGCCTCACCTTCACCAGCTCGGTGGACATCAGCCA GAAACCCAACACTCTGAAGCAGAAGAATGgcttccctcccaacttcatccACTCGCTGGACTCCTCCCACATGATGCTGACTGCCCTGTACTGCTACAG GAGGGGCCTGACCTTCGTCTCTGTGCATGACTGCTTCTGGACGCACGCCGCGGACATCCCGGTGATGAACGAG GTGTGTCGCGAGCAGTTCGTGCGTCTGCATAGCCAGCCCATCCTGGAGGACCTGGCGAAGTTCCTGGAGAAGCGCTTCTGCTCTGCCTCCAG GTCCCTGAAGCCCTCGGAACGCGTCCTGGTCGCCAAGCTGCAGGAGACGCTACGGTCATTGCCAGAGACGG GTACCTTCGATCTGGAGCAGGTGatgagatccacctacttcttcAGCTGA
- the Polrmt gene encoding DNA-directed RNA polymerase, mitochondrial isoform X3: MSALRWTRGAAGLGRALSSSGRRRPTSEEGTLSGLCSSRRSSAASPREQDAQKEWGHAELLEVLEARVRQLQAESRSKGKGKKVQMDRPAKGRSSRWSQKLEAEKEMKRKRQEFLDMQQKQTHTLHTEPWIWSRKDLADCLQPSKKGAARSSEEEERRLARALQAALPKLSSCTPASAKAVVVEPNTLFLQQKFLAFFECCACTSNMALAHHVLVTQHKCDKQPLLTLDMYNTVMLGWARQGSFKELVYVFVMLKDAGLSPDLCSYAAALQCMGRRDQDVHIIQRCLKEMVEAGFQPQQIFTDLDLAGDERAAVLRAVLKAEPAFSLPPQAPDPVNTSTLLKEIYAKKGPKSYPKLHLPLETLRDLFDEQLRVELSPCVCIPSVEKAPVMTKEVTEARKTLKTLREQWERELLRVLQQTKATMACQAHEGQPTLYPFLCLLSEEEFVGMLMQVLRVLPAQGEPLLHLAQDLGLRVLNRHLVKQKQVTNHVQKLGQQYSKYLRLLASDTQVETPCLPREYWESLGPLEAPLQQPWSLAVLLHLGKQLAELLVQAVQMPRSLATPATPQGSSHLIPVLYHVYSFRSYRQIGILKPHPAFTQLLETAAEPTLIFETTEVPMLCPPLPWTSPHAGAYLLSSTKLMRAMEGTTQHQHLLKRCAPTQLHGALDALTQLGNCAWRVNGRLLDLVLQIFRDKGCARLGVPPPPSEAPRPAQPQLPPGSSPLQKAELRKELARCLKAAREMHSLRIDSLYRLSLAQHLRNRVFWLPHNMDFRGRTYPCPPYFNHLGSDLARALLEFAEGRPLGPHGLDWLKIHLVNMTGLRKCDSLSMRLAFADEVMEEILDSADNPMTGRKWWMEADEPWQTLACCMEVARAVRSPDPTAYVSHLPIHQLTGAPCGQDGSCNGLQHYAALGRDSVGAASVNLTPSDLPQDVYREVAAQVEEFRREDAKEGLRVAQVLKGFITRKVVKQTVMTVVYGVTRYGGRLQIEKRLREVSDFPQEFVWEASHYLVRLVFKSLQEMFSSTRAIQHWLTESANLISHAGWPVEWVTPLGIPIIQPYHREAKIQVKGGIQSLTFTSSVDISHPSGSTGNPTL; encoded by the exons ATGTCGGCGCTACGCTGGACCAGAGGCGCAGCGGGACTCGGCAGGGCGTTGAGCTCCTCTGGACGCCGCCGCCCGACTTCGGAGGAAG GGACCCTCAGTGGCCTCTGCAGCTCAAGAAGGAGCTCTGCTGCCAGCCCCCGTGAGCAAGATGCCCAAAAGGAGTGGGGCCATGCTGAGCTGCTGGAAG TGCTGGAGGCTCGGGTGCGGCAGCTGCAGGCAGAGAGCAGATccaaggggaaggggaagaaggtgCAGATGGACCGGCCCGCGAAGGGCCGCAGCAGCCGCTGGTCCCAGAAGCTGGAGGCCGAGAAGGAGATGAAGCGGAAGCGCCAGGAATTTCTTGACATGCAGCAGAAGCAAACCCACACCCTGCACACAGAGCCCTGGATCTGGAGCAGGAAGGATCTGGCTGACTGCCTGCAGCCAAGCAAGAAGGGGGCAGCCAGgagctcagaggaggaggagcggcGGCTGGCCCGGGCTCTGCAGGCCGCCCTGCCGAAGCTCAGTTCCTGCACCCCAGCCAGTGCCAAGGCCGTGGTGGTAGAGCCGAACACCTTGTTCCTCCAGCAGAAGTTTCTGGCCTTCTTTGAGTGCTGCGCCTGCACCAGCAACATGGCCCTCGCCCATCACGTGCTGGTCACTCAGCACAAGTGTGACAAGCAGCCGCTGCTCACACTGGACATGTATAACACCGTGATGCTGGGCTGGGCCCGACAG GGCTCCTTCAAGGAGCTGGTGTACGTGTTCGTCATGTTGAAGGATGCTGGCCTCTCTCCCGACCTGTGTTCCTACGCAGCCGCACTCCAGTGCATGGGACGCAGGGACCAGGATGTCCACATCATCCAGAG GTGTCTGAAGGAGATGGTGGAGGCAGGCTTCCAGCCTCAGCAGATCTTCACCGACCTGGACCTGGCCGGGGATGAGCGGGCCGCAGTGCTGAGAGCCGTGCTCAAGGCTGAGCCTGCCTTCAGTCTTCCGCCACAGGCCCCAGATCCGGTCAACACGTCCACACTGCTCAAGGAGATCTACGCCAAG AAGGGTCCCAAGTCCTACCCGAAGCTGCACCTGCCCCTGGAGACCCTGCGGGACCTGTTTGACGAGCAGCTGCGTGTGGAGCTGAGCCCTTGCGTCTGCATCCCGTCGGTGGAGAAGGCCCCAGTAATGACCAAGGAGGTCACTGAGGCG CGGAAGACCCTGAAGACGCTGCGGGAGCAGTGGGAAAGGGAGCTGCTCCGAGTGCTGCAGCAGACCAAGGCCACCATGGCCTGCCAGGCCCACGAGGGCCAGCCCACCCTCTACCCCTTCCTGTGCCTGCTCAGTGAGGAGGAGTTTGTGGGCATGCTGATGCAG GTTCTGCGGGTGCTGCCGGCCCAGGGCGAGCCCCTCCTCCACCTGGCCCAAGACCTGGGCCTTCGGGTCTTAAATCGGCATTTGGTGAAGCAGAAGCAGGTCACCAACCACGTgcagaagctgggacagcagtaCTCGAAGTACCTGCGGCTGCTGGCTTCTGACACGCAG GTGGAGACGCCCTGCCTTCCTCGGGAGTACTGGGAATCGCTGGGCCCCCTGGAGGCCCCGCTGCAGCAGCCCTGGTCCCTGGCGGTGCTGCTGCATCTGGGCAAGCAGCTGGCCGAGTTGCTGGTGCAGGCGGTGCAGATGCCGCGCAGCCTGGCCACCCCGGCCACCCCGCAGGGCTCGAGCCACCTCATCCCGGTGCTCTACCACGTGTACTCCTTCCGAAGCTACCGCCAG ATCGGCATCCTCAAGCCTCACCCTGCCTTTACGCAGCTGCTGGAGACGGCAGCGGAGCCCACGCTGATCTTTGAGACCACAGAAGTGCCTATGCTGTGCCCGCCGTTGCCCTGGACGTCACCGCACGCCGGCGCCTATCTGCTGAGCTCCACCAAGCTGATGCGTGCCATGGAGGGGACCACGCAGCACCAGCACCTCCTGAAGCGCTGCGCTCCCACCCAGCTGCACGGTGCCCTGGACGCACTCACGCAGCTGGGGAACTGCGCCTGGCGTGTCAATGGGCGCCTGCTGGACCTGGTGCTGCAGATCTTCAGGGACAAGGGCTGTGCGCGCCTGGGCGTTCCTCCTCCACCCTCAGAGGCGCCACGGCCAGCTCAGCCACAGCTGCCGCCCGGCTCCTCACCTCTGCAAAAGGCGGAGCTGCGGAAGGAGCTGGCGCGCTGCCTCAAAGCGGCTCGGGAGATGCACAGCCTGCGCATCGATTCCCTGTACCGCCTGTCGCTGGCGCAGCACCTGCGCAACCGCGTCTTCTGGCTGCCGCACAACATGGACTTCCGCGGCCGCACCTACCCCTGCCCGCCTTACTTCAACCACTTGGGCAGCGACCTGGCGCGTGCGCTGTTGGAGTTCGCTGAGGGCCGGCCCCTGGGGCCGCATGGCCTCGACTGGCTCAAGATCCACCTGGTCAACATGACTGGCCTCAGGAAGTGTGACTCACTGAGCATGCGCCTGGCCTTCGCAGACGAGGTCATGGAGGAGATCTTGGACTCTGCAGACAACCCCATGACG GGCCGGAAGTGGTGGATGGAGGCTGATGAGCCCTGGCAGACCCTGGCCTGCTGCATGGAGGTGGCACGCGCTGTGCGGTCCCCAGACCCCACTGCCTACGTCTCTCACCTGCCGATTCACCAG CTCACGGGCGCCCCTTGTGGCCAGGATGGCTCCTGCAATGGCCTGCAGCATTACGCCGCCCTGGGCCGGGACAGCGTGGGCGCCGCCTCGGTCAACCTCACGCCCTCGGACCTGCCTCAGGATGTGTACAGGGAGGTGGCAGCGCAG GTGGAGGAGTTCCGCCGGGAGGACGCCAAGGAGGGCCTGCGGGTGGCCCAGGTGCTGAAGGGCTTCATCACTCGCAAGGTGGTGAAGCAGACGGTGATGACCGTGGTGTACGGGGTCACGCGCTACGGCGGGCGCCTGCAGATAGAGAAGCGCCTGCGCGAAGTCAGCGACTTCCCCCAG GAGTTTGTCTGGGAAGCCTCACACTACCTCGTGCGCCTGGTCTTCAAAAGTCTACAGGAGATGTTCTCCAGCACCCGGGCCATCCAG CACTGGCTGACCGAGAGCGCCAACCTCATCTCTCACGCGGGCTGGCCCGTGGAGTGGGTCACACCCCTGGGCATCCCCATCATACAGCCGTATCACCGTGAGGCCAAGATCCAG GTAAAAGGTGGCATCCAGAGCCTCACCTTCACCAGCTCGGTGGACATCAGCCA CCCTTCTGGGTCCACAGGAAACCCAACACTCTGA